In one window of Deltaproteobacteria bacterium DNA:
- the accC gene encoding acetyl-CoA carboxylase biotin carboxylase subunit → MFSKILVANRGEIAHRIIRACRELGIPSVAVYSEADRDSLHLTLADEQVCIGPAVSAKSYLNMESIIDAARAAGVDAIHPGYGYLAENGSFARACEEAGVAFIGPTPDNLHLAGDKLTAKKIVQEKGVPVIPSSPAGVNSVAEAEKIAGDMGYPVMIKASGGGGGRGIRTCEDREMLVEEFPVARMEARAGFGNDEVYIEKCIAHPRHIEFQILGDRHGRVIHLGERECTIQRRYQKLIEESPSPAVTPELRERMGQAAVAVAEAVRYFNAGTVEFLVDGDGNFYFMEINARIQVEHPVTELTTGIDLVKEQIRLASGGELDYGFNDIQQRGWAMECRINAEDPERNFMPSPGKLELYRPPGGFGVRLDTHLYQGYELPVFYDSLIAKLISYDLTREGAIRIMRRALKEFGIAPIKTTIPLYLRIMDDPSFQRGDFDTGFIKRFVPDEEDDEDD, encoded by the coding sequence ATGTTCTCCAAAATATTGGTGGCCAACCGGGGGGAAATTGCGCACCGCATTATTCGGGCATGCCGTGAACTGGGAATACCGAGTGTTGCCGTCTATTCGGAGGCGGACAGGGATTCGCTCCATCTCACCCTGGCGGACGAGCAGGTATGCATCGGCCCGGCGGTCAGCGCCAAGAGTTATCTCAACATGGAAAGCATCATCGATGCCGCCCGGGCCGCCGGTGTTGACGCCATCCACCCCGGCTATGGGTATCTGGCGGAAAATGGAAGCTTCGCCAGGGCGTGCGAGGAGGCAGGCGTTGCGTTTATCGGTCCCACGCCGGATAATCTCCACCTGGCAGGGGACAAGCTGACCGCCAAAAAGATCGTTCAGGAAAAAGGGGTCCCGGTCATCCCCAGCAGCCCGGCCGGCGTCAATAGCGTTGCGGAGGCGGAAAAAATCGCCGGAGACATGGGTTACCCGGTGATGATCAAGGCATCGGGCGGCGGCGGGGGCCGGGGCATCCGGACATGTGAAGACCGGGAAATGCTTGTGGAAGAATTCCCCGTTGCGCGGATGGAGGCCCGTGCAGGCTTCGGGAATGACGAGGTCTATATCGAGAAATGCATTGCCCATCCCCGGCACATCGAATTTCAGATCCTGGGCGACCGGCATGGCCGCGTGATCCACCTGGGCGAGCGGGAATGCACCATCCAGCGGCGATACCAGAAGCTGATCGAGGAGTCGCCCTCTCCGGCGGTAACGCCGGAACTGAGGGAGCGCATGGGACAGGCGGCCGTGGCTGTCGCCGAGGCGGTCCGCTACTTCAACGCGGGCACTGTTGAGTTCTTAGTGGATGGAGACGGCAATTTCTATTTTATGGAGATCAATGCGCGGATACAGGTGGAGCATCCGGTCACCGAATTGACCACAGGGATCGATCTGGTCAAGGAGCAGATCCGACTGGCATCCGGCGGGGAACTCGACTACGGGTTCAATGATATCCAACAGAGAGGCTGGGCCATGGAGTGCCGGATCAATGCGGAGGATCCGGAGCGCAATTTCATGCCGTCGCCGGGAAAGCTCGAGCTGTACCGGCCCCCGGGGGGCTTCGGGGTAAGACTGGATACGCACCTCTACCAGGGGTATGAACTTCCCGTGTTTTACGACTCACTCATCGCCAAGCTGATCTCCTATGACCTGACAAGGGAAGGCGCCATCCGTATCATGCGGCGGGCACTAAAAGAGTTCGGGATCGCGCCCATCAAGACCACCATCCCCCTTTAC
- a CDS encoding acetyl-CoA carboxylase biotin carboxyl carrier protein subunit produces MSGSEESAGRIEVRAPMSGVFYRSPAPDQPPYAEVGDVVKKKQVLGLLETMKVFQKIKSPSNGTIMEIVPENETALKDNDLVFVLEKG; encoded by the coding sequence ATGAGCGGAAGTGAAGAGAGTGCCGGGCGTATCGAGGTGAGGGCGCCCATGTCAGGGGTGTTTTATCGCAGTCCTGCCCCGGATCAACCCCCTTATGCAGAGGTGGGGGATGTGGTGAAGAAAAAGCAGGTCCTGGGTCTTTTAGAGACCATGAAGGTGTTTCAGAAGATCAAGTCTCCCTCCAACGGGACGATCATGGAGATTGTGCCGGAAAACGAGACGGCCCTGAAGGACAATGACCTCGTATTTGTGCTGGAGAAGGGATAA